ggattgGGAATGGGGATGGATTGGGGTGGAATTGGGAACAGGGATGTGATGGGAATGGGTGGGATGCAACTGGGAATGTGGATGGGATTGGGAATGGGGTGGATTGCAAATGGGGATGGGAttggggtggggatgggattAGGAATAGGATGAAGATGGGGatgggctggggtggggatggCATTGGCAATGGGATTGGGATAGGGATGGGGTGGCTGGCTCTCCCAGgcgctcaccccccccccccccccgtgtcgtcccccccctgttccccccccagcccaccaggTGATCTCAGAAGCACAGGGACCCTGTTACCGTGTCCTGCGGGAAGGACGCTGCGCCCTCCCCACCCTCCGCAACATCACCCACCagatctgctgctgcagccgGGTGGGCAAAGCCTGGGGGGCCACCTGCCACCGCTGCCCCCCCTTtggctctggtgagacccccccccaacaccccacccccccaccggatacctgggtcccctcccagcacccttcATCCCTAGGGATGCTCCGAGGATGTTTTGGGTGCTGCTCCGTGGGGGGTGGGGTGCAGATTTGGGGGGTGAACCCCCCCAAATTTTCACGCCCTGCCCCCCATCACAGAGGGGTTCAAGGAGATCTGCCGGGCCGGTCCCAGTTACCGTTACTCCGCTTCCGACCTTTGCTACAACACCCGTTACctggggcaggatctggcccgcGTCACCACCGCCCCCCCTGCCACTCGTGAGCACCCAtttgtcccccccaccccttaaCCAGCACCCCACGCCTGCTGGggtccccctcacccccaccctcaCCCTGTAGCCCGCTGGCAGGAGGAATGGCACCCAGGTCCCCTGCCCGTCACCTGGATGCCACCCATCCCCACGAGGCCACCGCTGGTCCCCAAgaggcccccccccgccgccgaggTCATTGTGGTACCACAATCCACCCAGGAGTTGGTGGGACCCTTCCCCACCCCGCCTACCCAGGAGGGGCCGGGCCCAGGtagaggtttggggggggtctggggtggggggggacagtTGCAGATTTGCATGCACACAGGTTTGCGTGGGGCTGCACACATGTGCACAGTTGCACAGGTGTGCACAGTTGCATGCACGCACGGttgcatgcacgcacacatggAAGCGCACAGTTGCACGTGATGCTTCCATGTGTGTGCAGACAGTTGCGTGCATGCACACTTTGCACACGCACACGGTTGCATGCATGCGCTGTTGCATGAATGCCCAGTTGCTCATGGTTGCACAGGTGTGCAGGGTTGCACACATGCTCCGTTGCATGTATGTGCATGGTTTCACATGTGCAGAGTTGCATGCACGCACAAGCAAGTGCGTGCACGGGTGCACCCCCATATGGTTGCACATGCACTGCTGCACATGTGTGTGCTTGCACACATGCACTGTTGCATACAAGCAGAGTGTGCATGGTTGCACATATGCACTGTTGCACATGCGCGTGTGGTTTCACCCTTGCACAGCTGCACGAATGCACAGTTGCACGTGCACAGttgcacatgcatgtgtgtttgcaCGCATGCACGGTTGTGTGCATGCAGAGCTGCACACGTACACAGTTGCACGCAGGGCTGCAGGTGTGTGGGGttgcacatgtgtgcatgcatgcacgcaGCCTTGCACATGTGCACAGTTGCAAGCATGCACTGTTGCACATACACACTCGATGGTGCTTGCACGAGTGTGCACGGTTGCACATGCATGtgcccaggccccccccccccccggcgttGTTGCCCCCTGCCTTTTGCAGCAGCTGTCGTCAGCGTCTGCGAGAGGAACCCCCAGATCTGCGGCCTTGGGCGCTGCATCCCCCGTCAGGGTGGCTACACCTGCCTCTGCCCCCCTGGCTTCTGGCTCAACACCCAGGGCACCCACTGCATTGGTGAGGGCAGTGGCAGGGggagagcagaggggagggagctCCAGGCTGATGGGGACACGAGGGACTGGGGGccctgtccatctgtctgtccgtGCAGCCACCCACCTCTCTGAGCACCCATCCATCTCTCCTGGGCACCCACTCACCTCTCCATGTACCCACCTCTCCTGTCTAGCTCTCTGGGCACCCATCCATCACTCCATGCGCCCACCCATCCCTCTGAGCACCCATCTCTCCTATCCACCTCTCCATGCACCCACCCATCCTTCCAGGCACCCACCCATCCttgcacccacccacccacctcgTGCTCTCCCCAGACGTGGACGAGTGTCGGCGCAGCCCCTGGCCCTGCCCCAATGGTCGCTGCGAGAATTCAGTGGGGAGTTAccgctgcctctgctcccctggctaccgccccagcacccccagcactgaCTGCCAAGGTCAGTGGGGACCCTGGGTGCCACCCACTGGGACACCTGGGTCCTTGGGTGGCCTGAGCCCAGCCCGTGTCCTCACAGATGTGGATGAGTGTGCCCAAagccccccaccctgcacccatGGGTGTTGCGAGAACCTGCCCAGTGGTTACCGTTGCGCCTGCCCTGCTGGCTACCGGGGGACGGTGCCGGATGAACCCTGCCAGGGTGAGcggggggatggggggacagaGGATGAATCTGTGCCATGATGGGGTGTCACCATGGATGGGGTCATCGcagtggggggggagggtgtcaccATGCCTGGGGGTCACCATGCCATGGGGTCACCTTGCCATAGGGTTACCATGCTATGGGATCACCGTGTCATGGGGTCACCATGCCATGGTGCCCAGGTGCAATGAACTCACCATGTCTTGGGGTCACCATGCCATGGGATCACCATGCCATGATCTCCCCATGCCATGGTCTCCCTATGCCATGAGATCAACGTGCCACAGCCTCCCCATGCCACAGTGTCACCACACCACAGGCTCACCATGCCAGTACCCCAACCTCTCCATCCCACACAGACATTGACGAGTGTGAGAACCACCTTGCTTGCCCTGGCCAAGAGTGCATCAACACCCTGGGCTCCTTCCAGTGCCAACCCTGCCGCGAGGGCTTCCAGCTCCACCATGGCCACTGTGCAGGTACCCTCACCCCATTCCCCCCAAGGAGCACCCCCAAATCCTACTGGGGACCCCCCTGTAACCCTTTTGCCCCCCCCAGATGTGGATGAGTGCGTGGTGGGTTCCCCCTGCAGTCCCCATGGCCCCTGCACCAACACAGAGGGCTCCTTCCGCTGCGAGTGCCAGTGCGGTTACTGGGCGGGCACCAGCGGTGCTCCATGCGTGGGTGAGTGGGGACCCTCGCAGCATCACCATGTgtcgtttccccccccccccccatcacctgcCCTGACGGCATGGTGTGCCCACAGATGTCAATGAGTGCCTGGAGGGCGACTTCTGCTTCCCCCACGGCGAGTGCCTCAACACTGAGGGCTCCTACACCTGCCTCTGTGCCCAGGGCTACACCAGCACCCCACAGGGCACTGCTTGCACCAGTGGGTGACACCTGCACCCCACCCGCCTCTGCCCAACCTGCTCACCGTGCCAGTCATGGTCCCCATGCCCATTCCAGTCCCCATGCCCATCCTGATCTCCTGTATCCATCCCAGTCTTCATGTCCCCATACCCATCCCAGTCCCTGtgcccatcccagtccccatgtccccatactCCTCctggtccccatgtccccataccTATCctggtccccatcccagcccccaTGCCCACCCTGGTCCCCCTCGTGCCCCTCCTTCACCCCGTGCCTCCCAGCAGACGTGGATGAGTGCCAGCATGGGGGCGTCTGCGAGGGCGGCCACTGTGCCAACACCAACGGCTCCTTTGAATGTCACTGCCCGGCGGGTTTCCGCACCGATGCTGACAAGGCCCTGTGCCAGGGTGAGGGGCTGCAGCCATCcccagggaggggatggggactgCGCAGGGCCATGGGACTGGCATTGAGGGTGGCTTGTCCCTGCAGACGTGGACGAGTGCCAGGACTATGGTGACAGCCTCTGTGGTGCCCAACGCTGCGACAACATCCCCGGTTCCTACCGCTGCGTCACTGATTGCCAGCCTGGCTACCGGGCTGGTGACAGCAGGGACTGTGTCGGTGAGTGCTGGGGTGGTACTGGGATGGACATGGGCAGTGAGATGGGCACGGGGACCAGGGTGGgcatggggactgggatgggtaCTGGGACTGGGATggacacagggacagggatggacTTGGGGACCAGGGTGGACATGGGGCTGCTCCTGGCCTGGAGCCAAGGcatccccagtgtccccagcctgcCATGCCCCCCGGCTGGCCCTGGggtgtccccactgtccccacaGATGTGGACGAATGCCAGGAGGACGGTGCCAGCCTCTGTGGTGCCCAACGCTGCGACAACATGCCCGGTTCCTACCGCTGCATCACCGACTGCCAGCCCGGCTACCAGGCTGGTGATGGCAGGGACTGCATCGGTGAGTGCCAGggtgggcagcactgggggggtgagtagggctgctatagggagtactaactccatctcagccagacccaatacatgcCTGTACGGGCAAGCATGGGGCATGGACTGCGCCCTCTGCCCCACCTGACACTCAGGTgatgcccccctcccctccttcagTACCCCCAAATCTTCCCCACCCCATGATGGGTGCTGGGTTGGCATCACCCTCCTTGCAATATGGGGGCACATGCTCCCCTCCCAATCCCTGGGCATCCCTGTGATGGGGACCCACCGCATCCCTGCTGACCTCAGACAATGGGGggaccccctgcacccccataATGGGGCCCCTGCTGACCCTCTCCAGCAATGTGGGgaccccctgctccccccacttaACCCAAGCGATGGGGGACCACCTGCATCCCTATGCCCCCCCCAATGATAGGGGGTCCcttgtagccccccccccccagttatggGGTGACACCTTGTAGCCCTCCCAATTAGGACCCCTTTGCATCCCTTGCAGCCCCCGCAGTGATGGGGGGGGCCCCTTACATACCCAATGATGGGGACCCTCGTGCCCCACCCTCCAGGCCGCATGGGGTGGGGGTCTCCCAAAcccaccttctccttctccccccccccccagcagacgACTTCGAGTTCCTCTGCAACGTCCTGCGCCCCCCCCAGCtacggccccccccgccccccccccccgaatatgCCCCCGATTTCACCCCCCCTTACGGGCTCCCACACAGCCCTGCCATTTTTGGGGGGccccgcgtccccccccccacctctccatTCCGACTACGACCTCTACAGCTtcgggggggcagcggggggttATGACCCCCGGGGGGACCCTCTTTATGCCCCCCCCCGTTATGAGGGTGATGATTTCGAGGACCCCCGACATCCTTTCACCCATCGACCCCGGGGACCCTGCTACAAGCCCCCCGacccccaccctggccccccTGGTCCTACCAACCTCATGGGACCAGGGGGTTCATTGAGGAGGcaggtgaggatgaagaggaggaagatggtGAGTTTTTTGGGGTACAGGAAGGGTGAtggggggggaaggtggtggtgacacaccccccccccccccaatcctgatatccacacacacacacaccctaccattgcagcaggggaggaagagTGTGGGGTGCTGAGTGGGTGCCAACATAGGCACTGCGTTCGGGTACCCAATGGCTTCACCTGCAACTGTGACCCAGGGTACCGGCTGGACCCTGCCCGGCTGGACTGTGTcggtgagacccccccccccccgacaccccccccccggcaccctgaCTCCTCTGGAACCCAgccccccatcctggcacccccctAATACCCCCTGGCACCCCAGACCACCTCCCCTGCACCCAGACCccccctgcagcacccagacacccccccccccgcaccacccaaaccccctccccagcacccatgcTCCTCCCGAGCAGCAACCACCCCTTCTTTGTGTACCCCCCCCAATAACcctcccattcccccccccccagacatcGAGTGCTCACAggcagctctctgcctgcctggccACTGCCTGAACACCCCTGGCTCCTACCGCTGCCTGTGTCCCCCCGGCCACGTCCTGGcactggcccccccccccccccccgctgcctgcctgcACACCCTCACACCTGAGGACCCCCCCCTCCATACCGGGGGCCCTATATTTattgtgtgcatatatattttatatatatataggatcCGGGATTTGATGGGGGGGGTCTATCCTGCCCCCCACTCGGACCATgggggagcacccatgggtgcccccactGGCACCTGGCTCTGTGTtgtctcccccccacccctgtgtCGGGGTGCTGTGGTAAAGCatcccgggggggggaggggagtgggtcagtttggggacacacacacacacacacacacacacacttttacaGAATAAAGGTTTTCTATAAAATGAGGGTGCCTAGGGGGTGattttcatcccccccccccattttggtgggggttgggggggataTTTGGGTCCAGGCAGGACCCCCGCCCCCCCAGGGGTGCTGGGACCCTGTGGGGCTGAGTCCCATATGGTGCTGGTGCCCCCCCCCAGGACTAGGACCCCCCCCCATGGGACTGGGACCCCCCCATGGGACTGGGGGGACCCCCCATGGGACTGGGACACCCCCTTAGCACTTGGACCCCCCCTGTTGacactgggacccccccccgccatgggatTTGGAAGTCCTCCTGGGATTGGggacccccctcctcctcttgaCACCCCAAAAATGGGTGGTTGCCATTGGAAACcaccctggacacctgggtcctcACCACCCTTCCTGTTGTGTCCCCCCCAAACCATGGGGTGAACATGGTGAAACCAACCTGCTTTGAGCACCCTTTTATTGCCCCCCCGCCCTggtgtcccccatccccacctaGGAATGCCACCGATGCTACCCGTTGAtgtatttcccccccccaccttggcCCCCCCAGCTGgtttctccccatcccttgtCCCCTCCAACAACTCGGTGGCTTCATCTGGTGCCGAGATGCCGCCAGCAACGCTGGTGATGCCGTGGAGTTCGGCCAACTGATGGAAGGTCTGTGCCAACAGCAGGACACCCGTCAACCCCAGCAGCAGATACACTGGCGGTGGTGGACTAAGACATCAAGAACCCAACCTCAACCCTTCCAAGACCTCCaattttggggcgggggggatgcgTGGGGGGatccgacccccccccccccccaattctacTCACTGGCTACGGCTACTTGGTAGAGTTGCCTCAACGGTTGACCCGGTTGCTCAGCTGGCATGAGATCCCCCAACCCAATGGTGCAAAGAGAGATGACACAGAAGTAGACGGCGACCAAGTAGGTCCAAGTACCTTCAAGGACGTAGAACCCAGTGGTGGGGAGAAGCACCAAGACCCCCGAAGTGACCCCCACCAAGAAGATGAAGTGGGTACGGGCAGCCCCATGCCGGCTGTAGCCCCATCATGCCTGTAGGTACAACCGGGGACGGTGGACCAAGGGCACCATCAACCATTGGATGGTTGCCACAACATCAACATGGTGATGGGGACGCCCACCATGGCGTAGGCCATGCAGAAGGCTTTGCCAGTTGCCGAGAGGGGGGCCACTGAGCCGTAGCCTGTtgtgggggggaggaagggggggggttAATGGCGTGCCCCCACCCCTCAACCCAGAGCTGgagcttggggaggggggaaggacatggggatgggggtgcAGGTGGGGGGGATGGGGTGGTTGTGGTCTTGGAGGGGTATGGTGGGGAGCCTGGGGGTatggggggggcttgggggatcatggggtgcagggggtccTGGGGTGCACATGGGGGTTCAGGGGGGTCCTGGTGTGCACGGCGggtcctggggtgcaggggggtccTGGGTGCACGAGGGTCCTGGGGCACACACAGGggtcctggggtgcaggggggttcTGGGGATCATGGGGTGCACATGGGGGTCCCGGTGCTCACAGGGGTCCCATGGGTCCCAGCACTcatgggggtcccaggggtcccCAAGCTCCCAGGGGTCCCAGTGCACACAGGGGTCCCCAATCTCCCGAGGATCCCAGGGGATCCCAGATCTTCGGGGGCGGGTCCCAGGGGTCCAGGTGCTCCCAGGGATGCTGCCCTTACCCACGGTGGTGAGGAGGGTGGTGAGAAGAGGAAGGCGGTGGTGAGGTCCCACTCGGAGGCATTGGGGGTCCCGGGTGTCCCCTCCAGCGCCCAcagccccagtgctcccagcaacAGCAGCCCAGCATACGCGACCACCAACAGCACCGTGCCGCACCCCATGGCTCCGTGCCCATCACCGCGGCCTCTGACTGCCCCCGGGATCCGCCCCGGGGCAGGGGGTAATaggtggtgggagggagggcagcacccccccagggaaccagtaatgGGGGGGGTAACTGGGATGACCAGTAATGGGGTGCAACTGGGGGATTCGGGTGCAACTGGGGTGGCTGGTACTGGGGTGCCCAGTACCAGGGTGCCCAGTACTGGGGTGCAACTGGAGTTGTTaccgaaaaactcagaataaagaacttatcaacaccaatttagtgtagataagcagacacttctttattgacggcccgGTGCATGGGTGAGTCTTCTCAGAAacccacgcacacctgaacaccaaaatcatacaccttatattgaacttattcattcatattcattagatttctgagaaacgttatgcatattcattagatttctgggaagttattagcatatgttaatgtcctttacacatgcgcattgaaggtctctggtggtcttctagagtcctctggtggtctttcatagtcttcctcacttgtccgcttcttgacctcctttaggtgattctgcgcagtttggcccttggcaggtaactaactgctTCTTGGCAGATTACAaattgcttcataaagaacttatcagtttccattaatttaaaattctgacatcttatacattcttctaggttataatatactcctactatatccaaattatcttaaatcttaagcttgttatctaagttctaaatgttcctactagatgattttggccaattcctccggccttggtacagggttatacagaggatttcacagcagctgttggttgttggttaaatgtataaaatgcaatagagatatataattctatattcctattaaaattgaatatgattaaattctaactaataacaaatcaataacaaatcagtaacagagTGACTGGTCAGTAGGCACCAGGCCAAGGTGGGGGGGGCAGGAACCCCCCCAGGTCACACCTCCCGCCGCAGACAGACAGggtgtccgtctgtccgtccatccCCCCCGGAAGTGCCCATCAGTCAtggtgacgtgcggaaaacagactccacaatcagtgagattgtaaagtaggtatgttcattcagcgctgggcggcacggggggggggtagtcccaccaaagtcgtgcgcgcacgactcggcagttcgcctcaagtttatacagtcaggtattacatattcacaatatgcctatacatatgcatgacctatgcccgcttcatattaaaatgagttctgagaggttatttccatagtcttctctcaactgcgcttgcgcagagcctctttatggtggtcatctggtggtcgtgaagatgaaggctgtatgtcttcttcccGGTGAACTCTTAACCCTCTGTTCCTGTGCAGACTCAGTCACTCCTTGGtatttatccaaatcacaaggccggtcttggctggttcttggggtcgactgctgcttcttatcagggactatctcttgCTTTAGGTAGTTTCAACAATGTAAATGTTAAACATAatttctcatccccttgggctaTGTCTACTTCTATTGAAATTTAACTTCATTacaagctagataattattaaacagttccaaTCTGTATCCATATCTACTAAGATTCCCTTAATTCCCCTTCTCTCAACGGGACTGTCACACACTCCCACGAGACCAGCAGTTTCCTGCTGTGGACGACGAGGACGACGACGACCACAACGACGACAGACACACGAACtgatagagaacgaactgctaattgctcaatgattgtctctctgtaactttacataccaaggaccggtgtttgtcaaggattaagcctgtcagagactggtacttgggagtgatgagcaagaaggaaccatgaacaatcacaaaacttaattaaatgtttgatgaatttacgatcttgttgagaaggtacaagtagaggccttgcttgaatagatagggccagaaaaggtaaggactcctgcctttgttctcgtccttgtagataatttagcttaaactagccatatggttttacatcactaatgaaaacttagataataagagcactaacaagcactgatgtatcaaaacatgtaaaggaccatactgcgcagaatcacctgaggagggtcaaggagaggacaagtgaggaagactatggaagaccaccagaggactccggaagaccaccagagaccttcaatgcgcctgcgtaaaggacatttgcatatgctaatagtttccctgaaaactaatgtatatgtataacatttctcagaaatctagtgcaTATGTATGTAgagcatgtacttaacctgcacaattagacccgaCGGTGCACACGATAGGTgaagcgatcccccgtgcatccagcgctgccaataaagaatacctacttaatagttaatcaagctattgagttaatttctttgaatcaacaCGGACAcccacacggggggggggggtgtcctggttGGGGGGGAGACAGGGATGTGGTGGACCCTGCTCAGCCTCTGTGGAGCGACGTGggctgtggggacagggatgaTGACACCCAAGGGACACCATGGTGCTGGGGACACTGGCCACCACGGCCATCTCCATGGCCATGATACCACAGCCCTGGGGACGTCCCTGGTGtgatcgacagggaaccaaattgttccctgacattgtgtaattcgtgttgaattaaaagaagacaataaggcttacataccaatcgaagggggaagggacacattgtgattgaacaaatgctttatgtaaataagcaaggcttgcctaaatgttgcgtaaaggtcacgagaaaagacaacaactacaacttactagataaggagggaaaagacaacggctataatttaccagataaggggattaactctaccaggactgcattTCTTCATATCAAAAGGCACTCTCCCTTGAGAAGACTGACGGAAGCTATccattaacaaacctgcacgagtgaagaaagaagcagcaagacaaggcag
The Accipiter gentilis unplaced genomic scaffold, bAccGen1.1, whole genome shotgun sequence DNA segment above includes these coding regions:
- the LOC126037226 gene encoding LOW QUALITY PROTEIN: latent-transforming growth factor beta-binding protein 4-like (The sequence of the model RefSeq protein was modified relative to this genomic sequence to represent the inferred CDS: inserted 2 bases in 2 codons; deleted 2 bases in 2 codons), whose amino-acid sequence is MVSIHVQHPPEASVTIYQVERVQGGDETPPAPTAPRAPHLAPLYHVLAQSSPQVLPSEEGAGYGYCFQQLRGGECSSPLPGLRTQDICCWGAGMAWGVHKCQPCNSHPHLLQQDAPCPQGFQCINGSCVDADECQDGGFCQNGLCTNMRGSFACLCQPGFLLDSSRSSCISHQVISEAQGPCYRVLREGRCALPTLRNITHQICCCSRVGKAWGATCHRCPPFGSEGFKEICRAGPSYRYSASDLCYNTRYLGQDLARVTTAPPATPRWQEEWHPGPLPVTWMPPIPTRPPLVPKRPPPAAEVIVVPQSTQELVGPFPTPPTQEGPGPAAVVSVCERNPQICGLGRCIPRQGGYTCLCPPGFWLNTQGTHCIDVDECRRSPWPCPNGRCENSVGSYRCLCSPGYRPSTPSTDCQDVDECAQSPPPCTHGCCENLPSGYRCACPAGYRGTVPDEPCQDIDECENHLACPGQECINTLGSFQCQPCREGFQLHHGHCADVDECVVGSPCSPHGPCTNTEGSFRCECQCGYWAGTSGAPCVDVNECLEGDFCFPHGECLNTEGSYTCLCAQGYTSTPQGTACTNVDECQHGGVCEGGHCANTNGSFECHCPAGFRTDADKALCQDVDECQDYGDSLCGAQRCDNIPGSYRCVTDCQPGYRAGDSRDCVDVDECQEDGASLCGAQRCDNMPGSYRCITDCQPGYQAGDGRDCIADDFEFLCNVLRPPQLRPPPPPPPEYAPDFTPPYGLPHSPAIFGGPRVPPPPLHSDYDLYSFGGAAGGYDPRGDPLYAPPRYEGDDFEDPRHPFTHRPRGPCYKPPDPHPXPPWSYQPHGTRGFIEEAGEDEEEEDAGEEECGVLSGCQHRHCVRVPNGFTCNCDPGYRLDPARLDCVDIECSQAALCLPGHCLNTPGSYRCLCPPGHVLALAPPPPPLPACTPSHLRTPPSIPGALYLLCXIYILYIYRIRDLMGGVYPAPHSDHGGAPMGAPTGTWLCVVSPPPLCRGAVVKHPGGGRGVGQFGRDDTEVDGDQVGPSTFKDVEPSGGEKHQDPRSDPHQEDEVQPGTVDQGHHQPLDGCHNINMVMGTPTMA